In Scytonema millei VB511283, the genomic stretch AGAACTAATAAATCTAGTCCCATTTCATCACATGAAAAAAACAAATAATCCCTCCTCTGCCCCTCTGCCCCTAGTCTCCTCTGCTGCCTATTTGTATGAACCTTAAGTGAAACCGTACAATCCTATCTCAGAGGTAATCCCATGCAATCAGATGAATTAGAACTAGACTTGCCACCAGCTTTTGAAATTGGCTCAAAAGTAAAAACTCGCAAGCTAATCCGTAACGATGGTACGTACCCAGGGCAAGAAATTGGCGCAACACTAGCGAAAAAGGGAGAGATCGGCTACATCATCAGTATTGGTACGTTTTTGCAAAACTCTTATATCTACGCGGTACATTTTATCGAAAAGGGTTTTATTGTTGGTTGTCGCAAAAAAGAACTAGAAGCAGTTGAGGAAATCAAATGAAAGTCATGTTACGTCAAAATGCTATGGGACATTTGGTAGTTTACGTTGCCAAAAAAGATCTTGAGGAAGAAGTAGTAAATCAAACAGAGGGAGATGAGGGGAAGATTTTTACTTTAGCAAATGGTTGGGAATTAGTATTTCCTAACTTGCCAGAACCCATGAAATTACCGCAGACTGTAGAGGCTAAAAGGCTCTCTTGAAAGGAGTCAGTAACTCCATGTGTGACTTTTTTCTTAGCCACGCCAGTTCGACGCGAGGTG encodes the following:
- a CDS encoding nitrogen fixation protein NifZ, with product MQSDELELDLPPAFEIGSKVKTRKLIRNDGTYPGQEIGATLAKKGEIGYIISIGTFLQNSYIYAVHFIEKGFIVGCRKKELEAVEEIK
- the nifT gene encoding putative nitrogen fixation protein NifT translates to MKVMLRQNAMGHLVVYVAKKDLEEEVVNQTEGDEGKIFTLANGWELVFPNLPEPMKLPQTVEAKRLS